The following are encoded in a window of Kitasatospora sp. NBC_01250 genomic DNA:
- a CDS encoding L,D-transpeptidase, translated as MVAACSTGRGGGPSVVSSSGAGSSPGAAGPTPKTSAAVITVSPADGTPNAAFGKPVTVTVADGTLDSVKVADATGRELAGQLAADGQSWTSTDPLGSGTRYTVAAVATDRAKLQADANTSFSTATPANTFVGHFTPENGSTVGVGMPVSITFNKPVTDRKAVQQAITVTAEPGVEIVGHWYSSTRLDFRPQQYWAKGTKVTLKLRLKDVQGAPGVYGTQSKDVGFTVGRAQTSVADLAAGTLTVTTDGQVSAVYKVIGGSPQHRTWAGRMVISERFDQTKMDSATVGLGDEYNIPDVPHAQRLTTSGTFIHGNYWSAPSAFGRSNTSHGCIALRDVKGAGDPGTDGAKFYRSSMAGDVVEVVNSGDRTVDPGNGLSDWNLSWADWKAGSAL; from the coding sequence ATGGTCGCCGCCTGCAGCACAGGCCGCGGCGGCGGCCCGTCCGTCGTCAGTTCGTCCGGCGCCGGCAGCTCGCCCGGCGCCGCCGGCCCCACCCCGAAGACCTCGGCCGCCGTGATCACCGTCTCGCCCGCCGACGGCACCCCCAACGCCGCCTTCGGCAAGCCGGTCACCGTGACCGTGGCCGACGGCACGCTCGACTCGGTCAAGGTCGCCGACGCCACCGGACGGGAGCTGGCCGGGCAGCTCGCGGCCGACGGGCAGAGCTGGACCAGCACCGACCCGCTCGGCAGCGGCACCCGGTACACGGTGGCGGCCGTCGCGACCGACCGCGCCAAGCTGCAGGCGGACGCCAACACCTCGTTCAGCACCGCCACCCCCGCCAACACCTTCGTGGGCCACTTCACCCCGGAGAACGGCTCCACCGTCGGCGTCGGGATGCCGGTCTCGATCACCTTCAACAAGCCGGTCACCGACCGCAAGGCCGTCCAGCAGGCGATCACCGTGACCGCCGAGCCCGGCGTGGAGATCGTCGGCCACTGGTACTCCAGCACCCGGCTCGACTTCCGCCCGCAGCAGTACTGGGCCAAGGGCACCAAGGTCACCCTCAAGCTGCGGCTCAAGGACGTCCAGGGCGCCCCCGGCGTCTACGGGACCCAGTCCAAGGACGTGGGCTTCACCGTCGGCCGGGCCCAGACCTCGGTGGCCGACCTCGCGGCCGGCACCCTCACGGTGACCACCGACGGCCAGGTCAGCGCCGTCTACAAGGTGATCGGCGGCTCGCCCCAGCACCGCACCTGGGCGGGCCGGATGGTCATCTCGGAGCGGTTCGACCAGACCAAGATGGACTCCGCCACGGTCGGCCTCGGCGACGAGTACAACATCCCCGACGTGCCGCACGCCCAGCGGCTGACCACCTCGGGCACCTTCATCCACGGCAACTACTGGTCGGCGCCCTCGGCCTTCGGCAGGAGCAACACCAGCCACGGCTGCATCGCGCTGCGCGACGTCAAGGGCGCGGGCGACCCGGGCACCGACGGCGCGAAGTTCTACCGCAGCTCGATGGCGGGCGACGTGGTGGAGGTGGTCAACTCCGGTGACCGCACGGTGGATCCGGGCAACGGCCTGAGCGACTGGAACCTCTCCTGGGCCGACTGGAAGGCCGGCAGCGCGCTCTGA
- a CDS encoding acetyl-CoA C-acetyltransferase, producing the protein MPEAVIVSAARSPIGRAFKGSLKDVRPDDLTAQIIAAALAKVPELDPRQIDDLMLGCGLPGGEQGHNLARIVAVQMGMDYLPGTTITRYCSSSLQTTRMALHAIKAGEGDIFVSAGVETVSRSINGTSDGMPNTQNPVFADAVARTAKRAEEGGGEWHDPREDGLLPDAYIAMGQTAENLAALKGITRADQDAFGVRSQNLAEAALKAGFWQREITPVTTPDGTVVSADDGPRAGVTLEGVQGLKPVFRPDGTVTAGNCCPLNDGAAALVVMSDTKARELGITPLARVVSTGVSALSPEIMGYGPVEASRQALKRAGLTIDDIDLVEINEAFAAQVIPSYRDLGIDLDKLNVNGGAIAVGHPFGMTGARITTTLINSLQWHDKQFGLETMCVGGGQGMAMVIERLS; encoded by the coding sequence ATGCCCGAAGCCGTCATCGTCAGCGCCGCCCGTTCGCCGATCGGCCGCGCCTTCAAGGGCTCGCTCAAGGACGTCCGCCCGGACGACCTGACGGCGCAGATCATCGCCGCCGCACTGGCCAAGGTCCCGGAGCTGGACCCGCGCCAGATCGACGACCTGATGCTCGGCTGCGGCCTGCCCGGCGGCGAGCAGGGCCACAACCTGGCCCGGATCGTCGCGGTCCAGATGGGCATGGACTACCTGCCCGGCACCACCATCACCCGGTACTGCTCCTCCTCGCTGCAGACCACGCGGATGGCGCTGCACGCGATCAAGGCGGGCGAGGGCGACATCTTCGTCTCGGCCGGCGTGGAGACCGTCTCGCGCTCGATCAACGGCACCTCGGACGGGATGCCGAACACCCAGAACCCGGTCTTCGCCGATGCGGTGGCCCGCACCGCCAAGCGCGCCGAGGAGGGCGGCGGCGAGTGGCACGACCCGCGGGAGGACGGCCTGCTGCCGGACGCCTACATCGCGATGGGCCAGACCGCCGAGAACCTGGCCGCGCTCAAGGGCATCACCCGCGCCGACCAGGACGCCTTCGGGGTGCGCTCGCAGAACCTGGCCGAGGCCGCGCTCAAGGCCGGCTTCTGGCAGCGCGAGATCACCCCGGTCACCACGCCGGACGGCACCGTGGTCTCGGCCGACGACGGCCCGCGCGCCGGGGTCACGCTGGAGGGCGTCCAGGGCCTCAAGCCGGTCTTCCGCCCCGACGGCACGGTCACCGCGGGCAACTGCTGCCCGCTGAACGACGGCGCCGCGGCACTGGTCGTGATGTCCGACACCAAGGCGCGCGAGCTGGGCATCACGCCGCTGGCCCGGGTCGTGTCGACCGGCGTCTCGGCGCTGTCCCCCGAGATCATGGGCTACGGCCCGGTCGAGGCCTCCCGGCAGGCGCTCAAGCGGGCCGGCCTGACCATCGACGACATCGACCTGGTGGAGATCAACGAGGCCTTCGCGGCCCAGGTCATCCCCTCCTACCGGGACTTGGGCATCGACCTGGACAAGCTGAACGTCAACGGCGGTGCGATCGCGGTCGGCCACCCCTTCGGCATGACCGGCGCCCGGATCACCACCACGCTGATCAACTCCCTGCAGTGGCACGACAAGCAGTTCGGCCTGGAGACGATGTGCGTGGGCGGCGGGCAGGGCATGGCCATGGTGATCGAGCGGCTGAGCTGA
- a CDS encoding ABC transporter permease — MYRTALRNVLAHKGRLLMTALAVLLGTAFVAGTMVFSDTFGSALSNSYSKSYSDLSVQVTDRASQSTAGDSGTGKSAATGPQLTAATVDRLAALPGAAQVRGTAENFAAVADKHGKALGQGLGSYGANYVPNSSGADSRYPMAQGRGPQKSGEIALDQQSADKAGYRIGDTVRVATNGPAMDTTLTGIFTTDDPNVESGDPLVLFDTATAQRLLLTPGQFSEISVTAKPGTSQEALLDQVLPVLPHSNSVTAETAAQLQADQRTQVDKQMSSVRTMLLAFAGISLFVGIFIIANTFSMLVAQRTRELALLRAIGASRKQVTRSVLLEALLIGAFSSVAGLLAGIGIGAGMQSLIGHLGSGTTPSGPLVISPTTVLTALVVGVLVTVVSALLPARRASRIAPVAAMASGDQPATQKGLVVRNSIGGVITGGGLALILWGASAGTSGKWIVAGGAVATLIGTFILTPLLSRPLIALIGPALGKLFGVSGKLARQNAVRNPRRTAATASALTIGLTLVSALTVLAASMNGWLDKEISSSLKADYTVQMSNGLHVSQAIAEQVARTPGVAASSPVNDTYLNLDGQDQSVTGVDPAQVPQLLTLTMQSGSFAALGQGQLLVDANTAKSRHLAVGSTLPAAFPDSGTGTGTLTVGGIYTTNPLINSSAMISNAVLSAHGVRPTYNQVLVKGAHGENSTLEQALVSAGGNNPLIQVQSQQDMRNELNSVITFALNMLYGLLAMSVLVAVLGVVNTMAMSVFERKREIGMLRAIGLNRPAVKRMVQLESVVISLFGAVLGLGLGCFLAWAVAGTLKDDLSGLTTVLPYGKLLVFLALAGLVGLVAAIWPSRRAAKLDILDSIKAA, encoded by the coding sequence ATGTATCGCACCGCACTGCGCAATGTGCTGGCCCACAAGGGCCGGCTGCTGATGACGGCGCTCGCCGTGCTGCTCGGCACCGCCTTCGTGGCCGGCACCATGGTCTTCTCCGACACCTTCGGTTCGGCCCTGAGCAACAGCTACTCGAAGAGCTACTCCGACCTCTCCGTCCAGGTCACCGACCGCGCCTCGCAGTCCACCGCCGGCGACAGCGGCACCGGCAAGAGCGCGGCCACCGGCCCGCAGCTGACCGCGGCCACCGTCGACCGGCTCGCCGCGCTGCCGGGCGCGGCCCAGGTGCGCGGCACGGCCGAGAACTTCGCCGCCGTCGCCGACAAGCACGGCAAGGCGCTGGGTCAGGGCCTGGGCTCCTACGGCGCCAACTACGTGCCGAACAGCAGCGGTGCGGACAGCCGCTACCCGATGGCGCAGGGCCGGGGCCCGCAGAAGTCCGGTGAGATCGCGCTGGACCAGCAGAGCGCCGACAAGGCCGGCTACCGGATCGGCGACACCGTGCGGGTGGCCACCAACGGCCCGGCCATGGACACCACGCTGACCGGCATCTTCACCACCGACGACCCCAACGTGGAGTCCGGCGACCCGCTGGTGCTCTTCGACACCGCCACCGCCCAGCGCCTGCTGCTGACGCCGGGCCAGTTCTCCGAGATATCGGTCACCGCCAAGCCCGGCACCAGCCAGGAGGCGCTGCTGGACCAGGTCCTGCCGGTGCTGCCGCACAGCAACTCGGTCACCGCCGAGACCGCCGCCCAGCTGCAGGCCGACCAGCGCACCCAGGTCGACAAGCAGATGTCCAGCGTGCGCACCATGCTGCTGGCCTTCGCCGGCATCTCGCTCTTCGTCGGCATCTTCATCATCGCCAACACCTTCTCCATGCTGGTCGCCCAGCGCACCCGGGAGCTGGCGCTGCTGCGCGCGATCGGCGCCAGCCGCAAGCAGGTCACCCGCTCGGTGCTGCTGGAGGCGCTGCTGATCGGTGCGTTCTCCTCGGTGGCGGGCCTGCTCGCGGGCATCGGCATCGGCGCGGGGATGCAGTCGCTGATCGGCCACCTGGGCAGCGGCACCACCCCCTCGGGCCCGCTGGTGATCTCCCCCACCACGGTGCTCACCGCACTGGTGGTCGGTGTGCTGGTCACGGTGGTCTCGGCGCTGCTGCCGGCCCGCCGCGCCTCCCGGATCGCTCCGGTGGCCGCGATGGCCAGCGGCGACCAGCCGGCCACCCAGAAGGGGCTGGTGGTGCGCAACAGCATCGGCGGCGTGATCACCGGCGGCGGCCTGGCGCTGATCCTGTGGGGCGCCTCGGCCGGCACCAGCGGCAAGTGGATCGTGGCCGGCGGCGCGGTGGCCACGCTGATCGGGACCTTCATCCTGACCCCGCTGCTCTCCCGCCCGCTGATCGCGCTGATCGGCCCGGCCCTGGGCAAGCTGTTCGGCGTCTCCGGCAAGCTGGCCCGGCAGAACGCGGTGCGCAACCCGCGCCGCACCGCCGCCACCGCCTCGGCGCTCACCATCGGCCTGACCCTGGTCAGCGCGCTGACCGTGCTGGCCGCCTCGATGAACGGGTGGCTGGACAAGGAGATCAGCAGCTCGCTGAAGGCCGACTACACGGTGCAGATGTCCAACGGCCTGCACGTCTCGCAGGCCATCGCCGAGCAGGTTGCCAGGACCCCGGGCGTCGCGGCCTCCTCCCCGGTGAACGACACCTACCTCAACCTCGACGGCCAGGACCAGTCGGTCACCGGCGTCGACCCTGCCCAGGTGCCGCAACTGCTCACGCTGACCATGCAGAGCGGTTCCTTCGCCGCGCTGGGCCAGGGTCAGCTGCTGGTCGACGCGAACACGGCCAAGAGCCGGCACCTGGCCGTGGGGAGCACCCTGCCCGCCGCGTTCCCGGACAGCGGCACCGGCACCGGCACCCTCACGGTCGGCGGGATCTACACCACCAACCCGCTGATCAACTCGTCGGCCATGATCAGCAACGCGGTCCTGTCCGCCCACGGCGTCCGGCCCACCTACAACCAGGTGCTGGTGAAGGGGGCGCACGGCGAGAACAGCACGCTGGAGCAGGCGCTGGTGTCCGCCGGCGGGAACAACCCGCTGATCCAGGTGCAGAGCCAGCAGGACATGCGCAACGAGCTGAACTCGGTCATCACCTTCGCGCTGAACATGCTCTACGGCCTGCTGGCCATGTCGGTCCTGGTGGCCGTGCTGGGCGTGGTGAACACCATGGCGATGTCGGTCTTCGAGCGCAAGCGCGAGATCGGGATGCTGCGGGCGATCGGGCTGAACCGTCCGGCGGTCAAGCGGATGGTCCAGCTGGAGTCGGTGGTGATCTCGCTCTTCGGCGCGGTGCTGGGCCTGGGCCTGGGCTGCTTCCTGGCCTGGGCGGTGGCCGGCACGCTGAAGGACGACCTCTCCGGCCTGACCACCGTGCTGCCCTACGGCAAGCTGCTGGTCTTCCTGGCGCTGGCCGGGCTGGTGGGCCTGGTGGCCGCGATCTGGCCCTCCCGGCGGGCGGCCAAGCTCGACATCCTGGACAGCATCAAGGCGGCCTGA
- a CDS encoding SGNH/GDSL hydrolase family protein encodes MPGAQQSRVRVARRIATAAAYGGGGLGLLGAGLAGLLITESRLAVRAVGLLEGDPPRADGVYGDGLADQSSAEQEPLVLAFLGDSTAVGLGVRRSRETPGALLATGLAAVAERRVRLVNVAVSGARSDDLARQVRLAMAARPEVAVIIIGANDVTRHTPAAQAVRQLGEAVRDLRMLGCEVVVGTCPDLGTIKPVRPPLRWLARRVSRQLAAAQTIAVVEAGGRTVSLGSLLGPEFAARPEMFASDRFHPSAQGYATAAMAVLPSLCAALDLWPQAAEEEPATRREAVLPMAVAAATAAGRSGTEVAGASAGAGGSRWALVKHRLRLALPQPSPVAAATDDAAATDDGESASSHPGTDDVRATWE; translated from the coding sequence ATGCCAGGGGCGCAGCAGTCGAGGGTGCGGGTCGCCCGCCGGATCGCCACGGCCGCGGCGTACGGCGGCGGCGGGCTGGGCCTGCTGGGCGCCGGGCTGGCCGGGTTGCTGATCACCGAGAGCCGGCTCGCGGTGCGCGCGGTCGGCCTGCTGGAGGGCGACCCGCCGCGGGCCGACGGCGTCTACGGGGACGGCCTGGCCGACCAGAGCAGCGCCGAGCAGGAGCCGCTGGTGCTCGCCTTCCTCGGCGACTCCACCGCGGTGGGCCTGGGGGTGCGGCGCAGCCGGGAGACGCCGGGGGCCCTGCTGGCCACCGGACTGGCGGCGGTGGCCGAGCGGCGGGTCAGGCTGGTCAACGTCGCGGTCTCCGGTGCCCGTTCCGACGACCTGGCGCGCCAGGTGCGGCTCGCGATGGCGGCCCGCCCCGAGGTCGCGGTGATCATCATCGGGGCCAACGACGTGACCCGGCACACCCCGGCCGCCCAGGCGGTGCGCCAGCTCGGCGAGGCGGTGCGGGACCTGCGGATGCTCGGCTGCGAGGTGGTGGTCGGCACCTGCCCGGATCTGGGCACCATCAAGCCGGTCCGGCCGCCGCTGCGCTGGCTGGCCCGGCGGGTGAGCCGGCAGCTGGCGGCGGCGCAGACCATCGCGGTGGTGGAGGCCGGCGGGCGCACCGTCTCGCTCGGCTCGCTGCTCGGGCCCGAGTTCGCCGCGCGCCCCGAGATGTTCGCCTCCGACCGCTTCCACCCCTCCGCCCAGGGCTACGCGACGGCCGCGATGGCGGTGCTGCCCTCGCTGTGCGCCGCGCTCGACCTCTGGCCGCAGGCCGCCGAGGAGGAGCCGGCCACCCGCCGGGAGGCGGTGCTGCCGATGGCGGTGGCCGCGGCGACGGCGGCCGGGCGCTCGGGCACCGAGGTGGCCGGCGCCTCGGCCGGGGCCGGCGGCAGCCGCTGGGCGCTGGTCAAGCACCGGCTGCGGCTGGCCCTGCCGCAGCCCTCGCCGGTCGCCGCGGCGACGGACGACGCCGCGGCGACCGACGACGGGGAGTCGGCCAGTTCACACCCGGGCACAGATGACGTACGCGCTACTTGGGAGTAA
- a CDS encoding cystathionine beta-synthase, with translation MRYHNSIIELVGNTPLVKLTKVTEGISATVLAKVEYFNPGGSVKDRIAMRMIEAAEASGALKPGGTIVEPTSGNTGVGLAIVAQQKGYKCIFVCPDKVSTDKINTLRAYGAEVVVCPTAVAPEHPDSYYNVSDRLVRETPNAWKPDQYSNPDNPASHYHSTGPELWEQTEGKITHFVAGVGTGGTISGTGRYLKDASDGTVKVIGADPEGSVYSGGTGRPYLVEGVGEDFWPTAYDRTVADEIVAVSDKDSFQMTRRLAKEEGLLVGGSCGMAVVAALEVAKRLGPDDVVVVLLPDGGRGYLSKIFNDDWMADYGFLPTAEDEHTIGEVLARKDGIEHEGIPQFVHMHPAETVGEAVQVLRDFGVSQMPVVSPGAGHPDIMAGEVIGSVAERDLLAALFSGGAQLTDRLEQHMSKPLPVVGSGESVTGLMSVLEANDAAVVLVDGKPQGIVTRQDLLAFMARTAH, from the coding sequence GTGCGGTACCACAATTCGATCATCGAGCTGGTCGGAAACACCCCTCTGGTGAAGCTGACCAAGGTCACCGAGGGCATCTCGGCCACCGTGCTGGCCAAGGTCGAGTACTTCAACCCGGGCGGTTCGGTCAAGGACCGGATCGCGATGCGGATGATCGAGGCGGCCGAGGCCTCGGGCGCGCTCAAGCCCGGCGGCACCATCGTCGAGCCCACCAGCGGCAACACCGGCGTGGGGCTGGCGATCGTGGCCCAGCAGAAGGGCTACAAGTGCATCTTCGTCTGTCCGGACAAGGTGTCCACTGACAAGATCAACACGCTTCGGGCCTACGGCGCCGAGGTCGTGGTCTGCCCGACCGCGGTGGCCCCCGAGCACCCCGACTCGTACTACAACGTCTCCGACCGCCTGGTCCGGGAGACCCCGAACGCCTGGAAGCCGGACCAGTACTCCAACCCGGACAACCCGGCCTCGCACTACCACTCCACCGGCCCGGAGCTGTGGGAGCAGACCGAGGGGAAGATCACCCACTTCGTCGCGGGCGTGGGCACCGGCGGCACCATCTCCGGCACCGGGCGCTACCTGAAGGACGCCTCGGACGGCACGGTGAAGGTGATCGGCGCCGACCCGGAGGGCTCGGTCTACTCCGGCGGCACCGGCCGTCCGTACCTGGTCGAGGGCGTCGGCGAGGACTTCTGGCCCACCGCCTACGACCGCACGGTGGCGGACGAGATCGTCGCCGTCTCGGACAAGGACTCCTTCCAGATGACCCGCCGCCTGGCCAAGGAGGAGGGCCTGCTGGTCGGCGGCTCCTGCGGGATGGCCGTGGTGGCCGCGCTGGAGGTCGCCAAGCGGCTCGGCCCCGACGACGTGGTCGTCGTGCTGCTGCCGGACGGCGGCCGCGGCTACCTGTCCAAGATCTTCAACGACGATTGGATGGCGGACTACGGCTTCCTGCCCACCGCCGAGGACGAGCACACCATCGGTGAGGTGCTGGCCCGCAAGGACGGCATCGAGCACGAGGGCATCCCGCAGTTCGTCCACATGCACCCGGCCGAGACGGTCGGCGAGGCCGTGCAGGTGCTGCGCGACTTCGGCGTCTCGCAGATGCCGGTGGTCTCGCCCGGCGCCGGGCACCCGGACATCATGGCCGGCGAGGTGATCGGTTCGGTGGCCGAGCGCGACCTGCTGGCGGCGCTGTTCAGCGGCGGCGCGCAGCTCACCGACCGGCTGGAGCAGCACATGTCGAAGCCGCTGCCGGTGGTCGGCTCGGGCGAGTCGGTGACCGGTCTGATGAGCGTGCTGGAGGCCAACGACGCCGCCGTGGTGCTGGTGGACGGCAAGCCGCAGGGCATCGTGACCCGCCAGGACCTGCTCGCCTTCATGGCCCGCACCGCGCACTGA
- a CDS encoding Bax inhibitor-1/YccA family protein codes for MRSSNPVFSREGSFSRGTGYAGFGGTRHDAGRYDQPLTAEHLEELYAAPAAGPRATGRMTIDDVVVSTALTLLTVVAAGAVAWFALPEASFRIAGAAALGALVVGLVVSFRRSVSPVLVLLYAALEGFFLGALTKVLDTLLPGIALQAVLGTAAVFAGMLIAYRTGRIKVTERYTRVGLAIALGFVLLMLVNLVASLFGASLGLNSGPLGIVVGLVGICLGAFFLSLDFAAVEQAIRGGAPRRESWRAAFGLTLSLVWIYLEMLRLIAILRGDD; via the coding sequence ATGAGAAGCAGCAACCCGGTCTTCTCGCGGGAGGGATCGTTCAGCCGCGGCACCGGATACGCCGGGTTCGGCGGCACCCGGCACGACGCGGGGCGGTACGACCAGCCGCTCACGGCCGAGCACTTGGAGGAGCTGTACGCCGCGCCGGCCGCCGGGCCGCGCGCCACCGGCCGGATGACCATCGACGACGTGGTCGTCAGTACCGCGCTCACCCTGCTCACGGTGGTGGCGGCGGGCGCGGTGGCCTGGTTCGCGCTGCCGGAGGCGAGCTTCCGGATCGCGGGGGCGGCCGCGCTGGGGGCCCTCGTGGTCGGGCTGGTGGTCAGCTTCCGACGCAGCGTCAGTCCGGTCCTGGTGCTGCTCTATGCGGCGCTGGAGGGCTTCTTCCTGGGCGCCCTGACGAAGGTCCTCGACACGCTCCTGCCGGGCATCGCCCTCCAGGCGGTGCTCGGCACGGCCGCCGTCTTCGCGGGCATGCTGATCGCCTACCGGACGGGCCGGATCAAGGTCACCGAGCGGTACACCCGGGTCGGCCTGGCGATCGCCCTCGGGTTCGTGCTGCTGATGCTGGTGAACCTGGTGGCCTCGCTGTTCGGCGCCTCGCTGGGCCTGAACTCCGGTCCGCTCGGGATCGTGGTCGGCCTGGTCGGCATCTGCCTCGGCGCGTTCTTCCTGTCGCTGGACTTCGCGGCGGTGGAGCAGGCGATCCGCGGCGGTGCGCCGCGGCGGGAGTCCTGGCGGGCGGCCTTCGGGCTGACCCTGTCGCTGGTCTGGATCTACCTGGAGATGCTGCGGCTGATCGCCATCCTGCGCGGCGACGACTGA
- a CDS encoding ABC transporter ATP-binding protein, which yields MTTTAAAVRTDRAAARATGLNKVYGSGETRVVALENVDIEFRQGEFTAIMGPSGSGKSTLMHCMAGLDAVTSGSATIGDVELVGLKDKQLTQLRRDKIGFVFQAFNLLPTLTALENITLPMDIAGRKVDKAWLDAVVETVGLSGRLSHRPSQLSGGQQQRVACARALAGKPDIIFADEPTGNLDSRSGAEILAFLRNSVRELGQTVVMVTHDPVAASYADRVVFLADGRIVDELTAPTADTVLDRMRRFEAKGRTS from the coding sequence GTGACCACGACCGCAGCCGCCGTCCGCACCGACCGGGCCGCTGCCCGGGCGACCGGCCTGAACAAGGTCTACGGCTCCGGCGAGACCCGGGTGGTCGCGCTGGAGAACGTGGACATCGAGTTCCGGCAGGGTGAGTTCACCGCGATCATGGGGCCCTCCGGCTCCGGCAAGTCAACCCTGATGCACTGCATGGCCGGGCTGGACGCGGTCACCTCCGGGTCCGCCACCATCGGCGACGTCGAGCTGGTCGGGCTGAAGGACAAGCAGCTGACGCAGCTGCGCCGGGACAAGATCGGCTTCGTCTTCCAGGCGTTCAACCTGCTGCCGACCCTGACCGCGCTGGAGAACATCACGCTGCCGATGGACATCGCGGGGCGCAAGGTGGACAAGGCCTGGCTGGACGCGGTGGTGGAGACGGTGGGCCTGTCCGGTCGCCTGTCGCACCGGCCCAGCCAGCTCTCCGGCGGCCAGCAGCAGCGCGTGGCCTGCGCCCGCGCCCTGGCCGGCAAGCCGGACATCATCTTCGCCGACGAGCCCACCGGCAACCTGGACTCGCGCTCCGGCGCCGAGATCCTCGCCTTCCTGCGCAACTCGGTGCGCGAACTGGGCCAGACCGTGGTGATGGTGACCCACGACCCGGTCGCGGCCAGCTACGCGGACCGGGTGGTCTTCCTGGCCGACGGCCGGATCGTGGACGAGCTGACCGCACCCACCGCGGACACCGTGCTGGACCGGATGCGCCGCTTCGAGGCCAAGGGCCGGACCAGCTGA
- a CDS encoding helix-turn-helix domain-containing protein, with product MDDDTLHTIGELARLTGLSVKTIRFWSDTGVVPPTDRTPAGYRRYGPDALARLDLVRTLRELGVDLATIQQVLAREVTVAEVAQAHAEALDVQIRTLRLRRSVLRAVARRGATPEEMELMHKLAKLTDRERRRLINDFIDEAFDGLDVGPEFVAKMRAAMPELPDDPTPAQTDAWVELAELVQDPAFRAGVRKAAAYQAQDRALGTKEDVAANRALVDLVLSRAGAALAAGISPGGAVAGPVLDELAGAFAGFFERPDGPEFRAWLLERMENGNDPRYERYWQLIGQINGWPAQPALGPAFGWLTEALRAG from the coding sequence ATGGACGACGACACCCTGCACACGATCGGGGAACTGGCCCGGCTGACCGGCCTTTCGGTCAAGACCATCCGGTTCTGGTCCGACACGGGCGTGGTGCCGCCGACCGACCGCACCCCCGCCGGCTACCGGCGCTACGGACCCGACGCGCTGGCCCGACTGGACCTGGTGCGCACGCTGCGCGAACTCGGCGTCGACCTCGCCACCATCCAGCAGGTGCTGGCCCGCGAGGTCACCGTCGCCGAGGTCGCGCAGGCGCACGCCGAGGCCCTGGACGTGCAGATCCGCACGCTGCGGCTGCGTCGCTCCGTGCTGCGCGCGGTGGCCCGGCGGGGGGCCACACCCGAGGAGATGGAACTGATGCACAAGCTCGCCAAGCTCACCGACCGGGAACGCCGCCGCCTGATCAACGACTTCATCGACGAGGCCTTCGATGGGCTCGACGTGGGGCCCGAGTTCGTGGCCAAGATGCGCGCCGCGATGCCCGAGCTGCCGGACGACCCGACCCCCGCGCAGACCGACGCCTGGGTCGAGCTGGCCGAACTGGTCCAGGACCCGGCGTTCCGGGCCGGGGTCCGCAAGGCGGCTGCCTACCAGGCCCAGGACCGGGCGCTGGGCACCAAGGAGGACGTGGCCGCCAACCGGGCGCTGGTGGACCTCGTGCTCAGCCGGGCCGGCGCGGCGCTGGCAGCCGGGATCAGCCCGGGCGGGGCCGTCGCCGGGCCGGTGCTCGACGAACTGGCCGGGGCCTTCGCCGGGTTCTTCGAGCGCCCGGACGGACCGGAGTTCCGGGCCTGGCTGCTGGAGCGGATGGAGAACGGCAACGACCCGCGCTACGAGCGGTACTGGCAGCTGATCGGGCAGATCAACGGCTGGCCCGCGCAGCCCGCCCTCGGCCCGGCCTTCGGCTGGCTGACCGAGGCGCTGCGGGCCGGCTGA